CTGAACAAAATTcaattgcatcattttcatccttgGTAGCAACATCCTCATTTCCCTTCCAAACATACCATCAACTACCTCCAGcataagaattattattgtaatataactatactacttttttatatgtaaaactaatgtatgatattttttatgtttgatatttttatgcTATGCTTTTATTCAAGTTTCTGTGTTGTATAGAATgtcacaaaatattaatttcttttcatttgattactttttcaggttatggatgaatttaacaatatgtataatagttttaatatgaattatgataCCCCTAAATTAAGTGAAGAAGCTCAACGAAGAATAGCCACAATTGTTACCCAAGTTGAGCACAACAATTATCATGAAGAGGAAGAATATGTGTTAAGCAGTGTATTAGTACACCATGAAACTTATTTCATTATGCAACCGCGTATGGATTCAAATTATACAGGTCAAATGTGGGTGGACGAAGTATTAAATGGGCATGATGATCATTGCATGAATAGTTTTAGGatgccaaaaaatatatttcacagCTTGTTGCATTATTTGCAAACAAATTATGGCTTAAAGCATGGGAAAGTATCGGCGATGGAGAAGTTAGCATTATCATTGTACATTCTTGgaaatagagaatcaaattcaaatgctaTAGAGCGATTTCAACAATCTGAGGAAACTGTTAGTCGAATTTTTACTGCTATGTTGCATATATTTGCTCGAATGGGAATAGACACGATTAAACCCACCGACGGTCAATTCGAGGAAGTACCGAACCATATTCGACACGATACAAGATATTGGCCTCactttaaggtaaaatttacacaatctttatatttttaaaatataaattatttctaacttttatctcattacttgtatttattttaaaggattgtATTGGGGCCATAGATGGAACACACATAAAAGCATGCATTTTGCCTTCTTGTCAAATGCCTTATATCGGACAGAAAGGTgaaccaactcaaaatattatggtaatttgtgacttcaacatgtgctttatttttgcatttcctggttgggaaggaacATCATAtgatagtagaatttttttgcaAGCACTTATTTCCACACCCTCCACCaggttgaactttaattttttaattaatctttacataaaaaaaattaaaatttttaatttatttttttttgctttgaaatttttttccaaatatatatggtttaaaatttatgtgttctaacatgaaattagttatactgtaataatatttttagttgacatgtttaattttttttaatttatctcgaataatttcactcgattcgactagactcaaattttatttcactcgactcgattcgaaaaaaattcaaattgaattaggATCATAAAATAGAACTCGTGAACTCGATTTCCTCAAAAAATTTTTCACTTGAAGAGATTATTGAGCTGAAGATTAGAACACTCTTAATTGGGTTCCAACTTATTCAATATGTTCTGTTTACTATGCAAAAATTATGGTatcatatttttcttcttccctcTAAAGTTAATAAGCTGTGTAATTCTTCTCTTTGGAAAGGGTATAAGCCTTCTGCTAAAGGGTGCCAAAGCTAGTTTAGATTTTGGGTCTCAAGAACCTTTCGGTTTGGAACAAAGCTTGCATGATGACATGTTTGTGGCTTATCCTAATCAAGGCTGGTTCTCTTTGGGTGGTTTGGTCTGAGTTATATGTTCTCAAGGGTGCAAATATTTAGCAAGTACAGTCTCTACCTAAGCACAGCTGGACTAGGAAGAAGCTTTTAGAGCTTAGGGATGTTATGTTAACAGAATTTGGTAAAGAACTTGTTATGGTACTTTCTATCACCACCTCAAAACTTGAATGGGCTTGGGATAGATTCTATCGAGCTTGCATGATAATTGATGTTTGTATCGTGTATGGGACCGCATAGACACGTGTTAAATCTAGAGTAAGAAACGTGTTAACATGCATGAGACCTACCTAATATATCACATCAATGAACAATACTCGTATCATATAAATAGACAAACTTCACCACCAGAGAAAAGCACCCTACAGAACTAGACAAAAGCCTGACAAAACTTCTTGGCATAGAGTGGTATGAGGGAGCCCTACAATTTCAAGACATGCATCCATCACATGGTTGGCAATCCAAGACAGATTGCCTACAAAAAAAACTCAGAATTCTGGGATGGGGCATTCAGGATGAGTTTAGATATCATTTATTTGCTTCTTGTTCTTTGTCTAAATTGCTCTGGGTGAGAATTTTGCTGGCATGTGGAGAGTTTTTGTGGCATGAATCTTGGGCTGATGTGTTGAACTGGGTTATGAAGTATGGGAAAGGGAAGTCCCTAAAGGCAAGTTGTTGTTTGtcaattgtattatttttatggtaATCCTCaatatttatgcattttatcaatttagttttgattaaataaatttagtttaaaacatttatatatttggtCACTCTGGTCccgatttaacaaatttaacacaatatttatacaatctatcaatatttacacaaaatatagggataaatctcaaaagtaaatataaactttaatccAATGTACAATATCATATACAAACTTTGATTTGGTACAATTCTATATATACAACTTTAATTTCGATTCAGTTTTCACGTAACACTTGCAACATTATTTATGCAATACTATTTTTGTTGAAGCCACGTGGAAATTGTTGGTTGACATTTTActaaactaaaagaaaataagttttaatgtttccacataaaaatatatttttgcataaatttaaattatttttccactactataatgataaaaaatagtACCACATAAATAATAGTgttaataaaatgtgaaaattgaatcaaaataaaagtttcacaTACATAATTGTACTAAATCAATGTTACtctataatattataaatttgatcaaaatttatgtataattttgagatttattctcaaaatatataaagatcGAGGACTAAacttattataccaatcaaaattatgtatgattgatagaaaatatttgacCTTAGTTATCCATTCTCAAAATTAACAGAAATTAAATtactctatttttttgttttttttggaaGGGACCACTTTGGAAATTGACagaaattatggaaaaaaagacAATGGAAAAGTTGGATTTTGATGGTCTCATTCAAATGCTCATCTCACAAAGCAATAATCATTTTAACTCAAAATGTCTGTCAAAAAGCATCAGTTAAAACTGAAGACCAAACATGAAACAACCTAAACAAGATCCTCTACCACTCATAAAAAAACATGCTTTCCATATTACAACATGCCCCAATTTTGCTGCCAATCCTAATAATAAACAGCCATTGtcaatacaaaaacaaaaaaaaaaaacaaaaaaaaaaaacaaattacacATACAATTTCACATCTAAATACTTCGGTTTTGTCCACAGCATCACCCGTCTTCAGTCTTTTCCTGCTCGGAATCCTTCGCAGGTTTCGAATCCTTCTCTTCCTTAATTATGTCTGAGTTCTCTTCAGCAGCTGTTATCCCGTCATCGTCGCAAACAGTTTGCGGAGTCTTAAATAGTTCATTGCTTTCTAGTTCAGTTAATTTCTCTTTGGACTCACCTTTGAGTAGCTCGAGGACTTCAAGCATGGTAGGTCTTCTGTCTTGCCGATTATCGGCACAAACAAGTGCGATGAGGATGATCCTTTTTAACTCCTCTTCCACATACTTCCCATTCAGTTTTGGGTCTGCCATTTCATCGAACTTCCCTTCACAAGCTAATGGCAGTGCCCATTCGGAAATCGATCGCTTCACTGTTCTATTCACTTTCTCGAGGGGTTTCTTGCCACTTGCAAGTTCTAGCAATAGAATGCCAAAGCTGTACACATCGCAACTCTCCGAGGCTTTTCCTAACATAGCATATTCAGGAGCAAGATAGCCGAGGGTGCCCTTGACTCGAGTAGTGACATGAGTTGCACCGTCCGGGATAAACTTAGCAAACCCGAAATCAGCAACTTGAGGCTGGAATTCTGAATCCAGTAACACGTTGCTAGCTTTGATGTCTCTATGGATTATGTGTGGGGTCGAATGGTGATGAAGATAGCTGACGCAATCAATTGAACGAGGTTGAGGTTAACATTCGTGTCGGAACAAGTTATAAtacagaaaataaaatagggtCCAACACTTACGCAATTCCCTCAGCAGAGCCAATAGCAATGTTCATCCTTCGGGTCCAATCAAGAAGACATTCCGATGAATGGTGTCCATGAAGATGTGAATGCAAGCTCAAATTCGGCATGTAGTCGTATACAATCAGACGTTCTTGACCTTCGGCACAGTATCCACGTAAACTCAGCAGATTCTTGTGTCGGACTCTCGCCAATATCTCGACCTCAACGGAAAATTCCACTTCGGCTTTGTTGCTCCACACTTTCAATCTCTTAACTGCAATCTGCAAGTACATAATTTCAAGGTGAGAACGAGCAGGGGCGAAGCTAGATGGGAGCAGGCAGGGGCCTTGGCCCCCAAACAATGAAAAATTGCCCCTATAGTTccttgaatattttcaaaattttaagttaatttaatggtaaaattgtatttcGGCCcttcctaaaatttaaattaaattatgccctcctggaaaaaaaaagttcacagtttaatcccttaaaaattgtaaattttacattaatacaaTGACAAACTTACATTTTTAGCTcactcaaaaatttataattcaaatttggcCCCTCTAAAAAATTTTGGCTTCACCCCTAAGAACAAGGACGAAATCAAAATAAAGGTATCATCCAAATGGCTATTAACGGATACCATGCAGATAGAGACACTCCTACAAGCATGTCTGTGTTTAGAGAAAAGATCAATGCTATTTTGAAAACCTAAAATTCCATCAAATACTGAGGAGACCGCGCGATGATTTATGACATGCATTcgacaatttttattttccaagtgAACTACTTCGAAACCCAATTCATTAATACTACCTCAAACCAGAGAAAAGAATGGTACAACAACATAGATTGATAGACTGCCATTTCAACTTTCAAATGGTAAACAAACGAGTCCAGCAAAGTCCAGTCCCCACCAACCAAAGATCAGTCATTATAGCATGATATTTAACACCGCTATCAATGCAAATCCCATCCTAGAGAAGTTGAAATCATATTTTCAACGAAGAACTCGATATTGCAACATATAAAGTAAAACAGATGCTCCTTTATGCTACTATATCAGTTCTTACAAATAGTAAACTAGATTCAGAACTAAAGATTAACGCCCGAATGAACAGCGGCTATTACCGCAATTTTTTCAGATCAACAATCTATTAACTTGAATtccaaaaccaataaataaacatatcatgcataaggaaaattttattcatatacCTGTGATCCATCCCATAGCTGACCCCAATATACACTTCCAAATCCACCTTCTCCAAGCTTGttatcataattaaaattattggtAGCTGAATGCAATTCTTTCAACGAAAAAATCCGCCATGCCGGTTGCTTCTTTCCTTTCTCCTTCTTCCTGCAGAATCAATATGAGGTTGAAACCCAAACGGCGGACACACGAAAACATCATTAAGGTAGCTTTCGAGATAATGACATTCATGATTATTCTTAAATCACAGTTACATTAGATGCGAATTTGAAATACGTGTTCGATCATaactaatttaatcataatGTATGCATTTCATTCTTACGATTTActattcaaaaccaaaatttcagtCAAACTCAAAAGACCCTTTTCTTATAAGATTAAGAACAATATATCCTGGTTAATTTTACTCCTAGATATGAACATTTAAGCTTAAATAAGTATTTTCTATCTCAAATTACAGTTCCAAAAGGGGGAAAATTCAAAACTTTAGGttaccttcttcttcttcaacaaaaggaaatgaaaatctAATCAATacccagaaaatattttccaaaaactaaaaaaaaaacccagattTCTTAAACCCTTACAAACCCTAAAAACGAATCTAAAACCAAAATTCACTAAAAGAAAACACCTTccaaaggaaataaaaatctCCAAAAAAAACGATAAAACAATGATAATAGatagtaaattaataatagaCTTACCGATCCACACCTTTCCCACAACAAATCATGGAACAAAACGCCATTATCAAACCCAAGATCCCAAACCCTTTCTTAAATccctttttcactttcaaagacttggttttttttttcttctattggTAGTTCAACTCTCAACTTCTTCACTTTCTAAGCAACAGATTCTGAAGAGATGCTAAACATAACGCTTTTGAGCAGTGAATTGCTACAGAAGAACATGGTTTTCTTTATGGggttttgttaaattattatttctttttttttggggggacGAGGATTTGCTTTTGCTTAAAAGAGAATGTTGCAGCAGTTTTCAGTTAAAGTGAAAAAGGGGATGATGAAGAAGGaatgaaaaggaagaagaagagtatAAGGGAAGGATTGTCtctttgtttttgctttatGAGATTGGATGCTGTTGGTGCTACAGCAATGGCTGGTTTGTTAATGGGGGGTGGAGCTGGTTtaccttttttcaattttcaaatatcaACATTGCACCCACTTGGTCCCATTTTCcaactatttttcatttttttaacagTTTTCGTAGATTCATGCTTCCATAGTTTCTCCAATGGGAAAATATGGAAAGGACATTCAAATTTGATTAGCTTTATGATTACTCaatgtaatataaaaatatttaaattttgaaatatgataaattaaattttgattaaaactaCTACTACATTAATTTGGAAAGGATCACTtgacttttagaattttttttaataatttttaacaaaaataaaagaccaaaaaattcaaagaaaaaacttaaaattgataatttgaataTCATTAACGAGGTTAGATTAGTCATATAtgccatttttttctttaatttgtcaaataggTCGATTTTAGTGAGATAGTATGAAAGCTCGTCTACTTTTTGCACAGTTGTTAGGAAAGCTTGTCCAGTTGGACGAGTTTTTGTTGAAATGTCAGGGAAAGCGAGCCTAGCTAGACGCATCTTTTTTGGAATTTTCAGAAAACGCTTCTAGTTGGGtttactataaaatagaaataaatttactataaaataaattgattttttttaaaaaaaattatgttttattaacaaggttttatttttttcttaaaaattatattaatataaaataaataattactacacttttttttcttctttcaacataaaataaaacagacatcagttatatttttattttaatttctttgttttacTTTCCATAACAAATTGTCAAATAACTTCTCAGTCCTTAACTTATAGTTGTTCTTACAAATTAATCATCAATTGATGAGCCATTAAAGCTTTAGGGAAGAACTTATATTTGATTGGGactatatttcttttttttttaatgaccaaaaacaataaaattgggACTCAAATTACCTATAATCTctctccaacccataaataagagaataatgcgTTACAATACGCTCGAACCCACGTCCTATTGCATTGACAAATTCAAACTACCTATAGTCCCTCCCCAAttcataaataggagaataatgtaCTACAACGTGCTTGAACCCACGTCTTCttacattaacaataatatcTATGTCAATCGAATTAAAgctaaatcgaaaaaaaaattcttaactAACACCTACAGTGACCaaagatataaatatttgaaataaacaatAGGATAaggtcatttttttaataataattattattgtatatatttatcttttatatattaaaaaaattaaaaaacaacaaatggGGCAGGTCACAATCACATATGAAACAAGTAATTGCCATGCATgagattaatataatttaacatgttGGCTGATTTCACTGACAGCAACATCTGGGTTGTTATAATCCGCAGCAATTGCTCTTTTTACTTAACAAACAAGAAGGTTACCgttttctataattaaaataaattatattcattGACGAGACTGATAAATTTCAATTCTCTAAAAtagaaacttttttttatttaagttctttaagattttaaaaattttaaattagtaaatataaaattgcacGTTGActtctcttaaaaataataaaaattgatttaatcccttaaaaattataaatatattgactattaaaattgtgaaattgcaCTTTTActatcattaaaatttacaatttaatttgagatcccataaaaaaatttctgacTTAGCCcggttatattatttgattatattttaattttcttaaatttaaaattaataaaaataaaaatattgtaggATTTGAACTTGAactaattacattttaatttaccactcaactaaaatattaatttattaattttatatttttaattttactatgtatattttattatttccatcatttgtatatctatactattatttaaattttatttattgtaagttatttttaaatgcatatttatatttaatatttatgatttctACACGCGCATATCTGCGTgttaagatttttaattagtattaaaagaatatttgtaatttttgatgatatttaaataacaaaatgaaattgtattcaaatttgaatgaaataatatagtGTGGATATTCTCtccaaatattttaaatctaaatttattatcagCAAAAGAactggaaaaaataaaattaggtaaTAAATTTGGATATTTGAATTAGcgaatttcaaaaaatatttgaatagcgaatattttacaataatatcTATTCTTTTAAACACAATATGTTTAGAAACTACTAGATTGCACTGAAAAATTATTacgtaaaataaataaaattttagttgaaatgataaagttaatatattaaaactatAGTATTTTGGGTTGAGTCTCATCGAgaacaattttttctttatatcttACATTATCTAAAACCCTTgtagtaatatttattattttataaaatgaaagggTTTcaataattgttgaatttagTATTCGATTGATGGGTgacaccaacttaaccaatctTTTAAATACAGTATAGAGataatatctaaatttaaatattatcagcTAAACTACCATGGAAGTCCCTGTACTAAGAGTCGGGTTGCATTTTGtcccctctactcaaaaaataggCAAACTAGTCCGTTACATCAGATTAAATAGCAGTTTggtcatttcttttaaaattttcatctatttgtattgtttaaatttgatgtgATTGACGAAATAACCATATAGTAACCCACAGCATACTATGTGTACCTCATGTTGAAGTACATGAACAAATTTTTAATagcaaaaatggatgaaaattttaacaaaattatcaattcaCTCTACAAGCtaatgtacaaggactaatttacccattttttagtagaaagggcaaaatgcaatctgattACGAGTATACAAATGAAACATTGACACTATTAGCAAATGTTGAGCCTTTAGATCTTTGAGTATTTAGATTTGAGTCCCGTCGCATGCAATTGCATATTTGTGGCTCTTCAATCCCATCATGTGAATTATGCATTTTCTGATGATTCGTTTGTCGGtgcatattaattatttaattatattttataattactcGAGTAtatattcatgtttttatttaatggtAGGAATTTTTTGGATTATaaagaaattgtttttattatggaacacaagaagataaaaaagaaaaattaaaaaaaaaacattttctttttaatattaaataatggtGTTTAGGATTACATTAGATTAGGTTGGACTTTGGAGGGCCGTGCACGTGATTACAACTAACATTGAAATCAACATATCCTAATTCCAATCATTCAATCTaaaacattattgaaatttgCATCAATCTTGTACCCCTTCCTatacaataatttatatattttaaatcgaaaaaatatgggtttgaatttataatttttaattgttataataatattaattaaattagattcaatcaataatttaattagttaatcgatactaaattttaattgattaactCGGTTCGGATTcgagttaatttttttcttgccCTTCATTGTTTGATACCTTAATACAACATATTATTCTTCTACATTACAAGCCAATTTACTTTAGTTGGTAGGCCTACCAATGATTGATGCAAGagcttattatatatttcaattataagATGGATaggaatatatttaatttgggttaatataattttggtcCCTAAATTTAGTAATTAGGTCTAGTctgtatatgtatttttttgttcattttagtACCGAATTTGGCAATTAGGTTCATTTTGGtatataaatttagattttatcaAGATTTGATGATGTGATATAATTTCAAAGtgtcaaattatcaaaattttacttttttttcaagtttaagGATCAAAATGGATTTAGTTGTCAAATTTAAGTACAAAAGTGGATTGAAAAAATATAGTTACTAAAACGAACTTAGTTGCTAAGTTTAGAGACAAAAATTAGGTTAACTctttaatctcttaaaattcATTGTATCATAAGATACATTGAATGCAAATATCAACACAAACaatattaaaaggaaaaatatttggtacattagAGTTTTAGACTCCAAGCGAGGTCAAGATTTGACGagttactaataatttagtgacattaagtgtaatttaccctaaattatttttcaaataaccCCGAACTATTTTTTTCCTGATTATAATCATATCCACTAATTGCATGCTAATTTTGTCATGAAATGATGATAATCTTACCAAACTTTTGTTCATATATTTAGCAATATTTGGTCTAACCATCTATGAACCATTTATTGGAAGATAtacactttaaaaaaaaaaaagtccttaatttaatttgtttagcTGGCCAATTAATAGGAAATTAACACCTTAACTTCAAGCAATTGATTTTATGCATATTGGAAATTGGGATAAAGGAGGTTTTTCTCATTATCTTAATGCAACAAGTAAgaggtcttttttttttttttaaatatttggattaTCTTAACCTGTGGTCGAGGGTTTGAAACTAATTCTGGGTATAGAGCAGTTTTAAACTCGTGGTCAACATTTACCCTCTTAATGAGCCCATTAAATACAGAAAATTAATTACTAGACTTACcctaataaataacttaaaaaacaaaaaaaaaatctaagtagttgaaaaaagttacaatgtgcaatatttttatttaagaaaaaatcgaACTAATTTAAACTGAATCCcttaaatttgaattagtttGTTTTATCAATTTTCCCTCTATAAAAGTAAATTTGTGGTTTGGTATTTCAagctatttttattaatttaaatataaaatatatatttcataggatacaaattaaaaattaattacaaagagttttctttttaaaggtaaattcattcaatgaatGGAACCATACAATTCAGAGTAAACACTCGTCGTAGATGATGAATGATAAGCTCTATCAACACAACAAAGACTTCAACCTTagcatcaatagaacattatgacACGTTGATAATTGGTTTTGTCACAACTAAAGCATGACATATCTGGAGTGACTGCAAACACTTAATACGATAAGGAAATCAGCCTCGGATAGTCTAAAGTGGCAAGCAAAAATCGTCAAAAGAATTGTGTATTTaccaaactagagaggacgACAATAAAATCATCCTAAAAACACTTGTAAAACTAAGATTACATGCATACACGAGACTAAAAAACGTGCTACAATAGCAAACAAAAATTCCTAAAACTGAAGatttattaaacaatggaaaaacaaacaaaaaccaaataaaacttaagacaaaAT
This genomic stretch from Gossypium raimondii isolate GPD5lz chromosome 6, ASM2569854v1, whole genome shotgun sequence harbors:
- the LOC105773505 gene encoding PTI1-like tyrosine-protein kinase At3g15890, producing MAFCSMICCGKGVDRKKEKGKKQPAWRIFSLKELHSATNNFNYDNKLGEGGFGSVYWGQLWDGSQIAVKRLKVWSNKAEVEFSVEVEILARVRHKNLLSLRGYCAEGQERLIVYDYMPNLSLHSHLHGHHSSECLLDWTRRMNIAIGSAEGIAYLHHHSTPHIIHRDIKASNVLLDSEFQPQVADFGFAKFIPDGATHVTTRVKGTLGYLAPEYAMLGKASESCDVYSFGILLLELASGKKPLEKVNRTVKRSISEWALPLACEGKFDEMADPKLNGKYVEEELKRIILIALVCADNRQDRRPTMLEVLELLKGESKEKLTELESNELFKTPQTVCDDDGITAAEENSDIIKEEKDSKPAKDSEQEKTEDG